A single genomic interval of Lewinellaceae bacterium harbors:
- the trxA gene encoding thioredoxin, translating to MKANFSDLIKGDTPVLIDFHAEWCGPCKMQSPIIKEIALSMKDKLRVIKIDVDKNPSLSRKYKIRGVPTLALFKDGELKWMQAGMKSKQQILKVIDQFG from the coding sequence ATGAAAGCAAACTTCAGTGACCTGATCAAAGGTGACACGCCTGTCCTGATTGATTTTCACGCTGAATGGTGTGGTCCCTGCAAAATGCAGTCGCCCATCATCAAAGAGATCGCATTGTCTATGAAGGATAAGCTGCGGGTCATCAAGATTGATGTTGACAAAAATCCATCCTTGTCGAGGAAGTACAAGATCCGGGGGGTTCCCACGTTGGCGCTCTTCAAGGATGGAGAATTGAAATGGATGCAGGCAGGGATGAAATCCAAACAGCAAATCCTCAAGGTTATCGATCAGTTTGGGTAA
- a CDS encoding J domain-containing protein: MKYKDYYQILGVAKDASPQEIKKAFRKLAAKYHPDKNPGNKAAEEKFKEINEANEVLSDADKRKKYDTLGSNWEYYQQAGDDWEKYAQQGPRSGGGNRTYYYSGSPEDVFGRGGQSGFSSFFDLFFGDGAQGSDPFAHYGERTRTGQAPRGSDVEATMSITLREAYQGSRRTFEFQGEKIRIAIKPGSYEGLKLRLKGKGHPGPRGQARGDLYITLNITPDHQFIREGDDLIVNGKVDLYTAVLGGSIEVSTMTGKVKVNVPKGMQSGKTLRLKGKGMPVYGKSDVFGDMMVRLDVELPRQLSSQEEELFRKLKALHNKEAVFQN, translated from the coding sequence ATGAAATACAAAGATTATTATCAAATATTAGGTGTGGCGAAGGATGCATCTCCGCAGGAGATCAAAAAAGCATTTCGTAAACTTGCCGCAAAGTATCACCCCGATAAAAACCCAGGTAATAAGGCTGCTGAAGAAAAATTCAAGGAAATAAACGAAGCCAATGAAGTGCTATCGGATGCGGATAAACGCAAGAAGTACGATACGTTGGGATCGAATTGGGAGTATTATCAGCAAGCCGGGGATGATTGGGAGAAATATGCACAGCAGGGACCGCGTTCCGGTGGAGGGAACCGCACGTATTATTATTCCGGGAGCCCGGAGGATGTCTTCGGCCGCGGAGGCCAGAGTGGATTTTCCAGTTTCTTTGACCTATTCTTTGGTGATGGCGCTCAGGGATCGGACCCTTTCGCTCACTATGGGGAAAGGACCAGGACTGGCCAGGCGCCACGCGGGAGTGATGTTGAGGCAACGATGTCCATAACACTGCGGGAGGCCTATCAGGGCAGCCGGCGCACCTTTGAATTTCAGGGTGAAAAGATCCGCATCGCCATCAAACCCGGATCTTATGAGGGGCTGAAACTTCGGTTGAAAGGTAAAGGGCATCCGGGCCCTCGGGGCCAGGCTCGCGGAGACCTGTACATTACCCTGAATATCACCCCGGATCATCAGTTTATCCGTGAGGGCGACGATCTGATCGTAAACGGGAAAGTGGATCTCTATACCGCTGTACTGGGTGGCAGCATAGAAGTATCAACGATGACCGGCAAAGTGAAAGTTAATGTACCGAAGGGTATGCAATCCGGAAAAACCTTGCGATTGAAAGGCAAAGGTATGCCCGTCTATGGTAAATCCGATGTGTTTGGCGACATGATGGTGAGACTGGACGTTGAATTGCCCAGGCAGCTGAGTTCGCAGGAAGAGGAGTTGTTTCGCAAATTGAAGGCCTTGCATAATAAGGAGGCCGTATTCCAAAATTGA